The proteins below are encoded in one region of Sporosarcina sp. FSL K6-1508:
- a CDS encoding polysaccharide pyruvyl transferase family protein, producing the protein MKIGIVGNYGNDNNGDEAILLSIIKQVTSTFKINSNDLTVFSNNPKQTAERYGVTSFPLYYKSGNAVKTFFATYQNNKRIVKTFDLLIIGGGGILMDLYKREAPLFGSYAMMAKNSKTPYVVYGCGAGPLSSGLGKWFIRYMAKHADSISVRDPESANLLKSIGVKEQVLTIGDPAFSLRQTGVEKSEVPTKIGITAVPYYNAGYWPEGNPAIYNDYVEGMAKNLDNLAAEHNVELTFFATKFPQDADVTKDIEKKMIHKDNISIIDDNLLPDKILEITAQQDIIIGTRLHSLILATCTETPIMAISYHHKVNNFMKLAHLEKYAFPIGDINKQQTLFLDAFNEMKENWSTTIENTIRLSQDLYDESMNGTEQFVKAVKKK; encoded by the coding sequence ATGAAAATTGGTATTGTAGGCAATTACGGCAACGATAATAACGGTGATGAAGCAATTTTACTCAGCATCATTAAACAAGTGACGTCAACGTTCAAGATAAACAGCAATGATTTAACGGTCTTCAGTAACAATCCTAAACAGACAGCAGAACGATACGGAGTCACAAGTTTTCCGCTGTATTATAAAAGTGGCAATGCAGTAAAAACATTTTTCGCAACGTACCAAAACAATAAGAGAATCGTTAAGACGTTTGATCTTCTTATTATTGGCGGCGGCGGAATCTTGATGGATTTATATAAACGGGAAGCACCATTGTTCGGATCTTACGCGATGATGGCTAAAAACTCGAAAACTCCTTACGTCGTTTACGGATGCGGAGCAGGTCCGCTTAGCAGTGGTTTAGGGAAATGGTTCATCCGCTATATGGCAAAACATGCAGACAGTATTTCGGTACGTGATCCGGAATCGGCCAACCTCTTGAAATCAATTGGCGTGAAAGAGCAAGTCTTGACTATCGGCGATCCAGCGTTTTCCCTCCGTCAAACGGGTGTTGAAAAATCGGAAGTGCCGACGAAAATCGGTATTACCGCTGTCCCCTATTACAATGCGGGGTATTGGCCAGAAGGGAATCCTGCAATCTATAACGATTATGTAGAAGGCATGGCAAAGAACCTGGACAATCTTGCAGCGGAACACAATGTTGAATTGACATTTTTCGCAACAAAATTCCCGCAAGACGCTGATGTCACTAAAGACATCGAAAAGAAAATGATACACAAAGACAATATTTCCATTATCGATGATAATCTTCTGCCCGATAAAATCCTTGAAATTACCGCACAGCAGGATATTATCATTGGCACAAGACTCCATTCATTAATTTTGGCAACTTGTACTGAAACACCTATTATGGCGATTTCCTATCATCATAAAGTGAATAATTTCATGAAACTTGCCCACTTGGAAAAATACGCATTCCCGATCGGGGACATCAACAAACAACAAACACTGTTCTTGGATGCATTCAATGAAATGAAGGAAAACTGGTCTACGACAATCGAAAATACAATAAGACTTTCTCAAGATTTATACGATGAATCGATGAATGGGACAGAACAGTTTGTAAAAGCAGTAAAGAAAAAGTGA
- a CDS encoding LacI family DNA-binding transcriptional regulator: MATIRDVAKESGVSVATVSRFINKKGYVSKEAKEVIERAIKELEYKPNLVARSLSTKQTKLIGLIVPDIMNPFFPELARAVEDIALSYDYTVVLCNSDEKAEKEIHYIETLKQKYVSGFIITTNQLQASYYQKLDMPIVALDRMIDETIPTVSSNNKEGARIGTAHLIDQGCQHIVCMRGPAGLVPADDRLDGFLEAIRGKGIATHIIECPFHFEQSEEIARKFLSENKEIDGIFASSDVSAAGALKAAHSLGIAVPDELQIVGFDGIALGGMLTPGLTTVAQDIYKMGALTTRMLIKLIEEIELEERDIQVPVELIIRGTTRSEQE, translated from the coding sequence TTGGCTACTATTCGGGATGTAGCGAAAGAGTCAGGTGTCTCAGTAGCGACTGTTTCACGCTTTATCAATAAAAAAGGCTACGTTAGTAAAGAAGCAAAAGAAGTGATTGAGCGAGCGATCAAGGAATTGGAATATAAACCGAATCTTGTGGCGCGATCATTAAGTACGAAGCAAACGAAACTAATCGGCTTAATTGTACCGGACATTATGAACCCTTTTTTTCCGGAACTTGCACGTGCAGTTGAAGACATCGCACTATCGTACGACTATACAGTCGTGTTGTGCAATTCGGATGAAAAAGCGGAAAAAGAAATTCATTATATCGAAACTTTAAAACAAAAATATGTATCCGGTTTCATTATTACAACCAATCAGTTGCAGGCGAGTTACTATCAGAAATTGGATATGCCCATAGTCGCTTTGGACCGGATGATTGATGAAACAATTCCAACAGTTTCATCGAACAACAAAGAAGGCGCACGTATAGGAACCGCCCATTTAATTGACCAAGGTTGTCAACATATTGTTTGCATGCGGGGACCCGCAGGACTAGTACCGGCAGATGATCGGCTTGACGGTTTTCTGGAGGCTATAAGAGGAAAAGGAATTGCGACGCATATTATCGAGTGTCCATTCCATTTCGAACAGTCGGAAGAGATAGCACGAAAATTCCTGTCAGAAAACAAAGAGATTGATGGCATTTTTGCAAGTAGTGATGTGTCTGCGGCAGGAGCGTTGAAAGCCGCACACTCGCTAGGAATTGCCGTACCCGATGAGTTGCAGATTGTCGGGTTTGACGGGATTGCGCTTGGCGGTATGTTGACGCCCGGACTAACGACAGTAGCGCAGGATATTTATAAGATGGGCGCACTTACTACACGGATGCTCATTAAGTTAATTGAAGAAATCGAGCTCGAAGAAAGAGATATACAAGTTCCGGTTGAACTGATTATTCGAGGGACAACGAGGAGTGAACAGGAATGA
- the rbsK gene encoding ribokinase, with the protein MITVVGSINMDLVVQTDLFPKQGETVLGQLFTTVPGGKGANQAVATARLGGNVHMVANVGNDGFGEELIENLIVNSVDVSGVTESTEVASGIANILLSDGDNRIIVVPGANYELTPACIDEMKETIKKSRLVLLQLEIPIPTIKHTLEICAELNVPVLLNPAPAGGFQKEFMTYLTYLTPNETECEQLFGLDMEAALESYPNQLIVTLGSAGARYFDGKKHIIVEGFKTEVVDTTGAGDTFNGAFAYAIVEGFELTEAVKFANAAASLSVEKFGAQGGMPARADVELRLVSERR; encoded by the coding sequence ATGATTACAGTCGTCGGAAGTATCAATATGGATTTAGTTGTGCAAACAGATCTATTTCCAAAGCAAGGTGAGACAGTTTTAGGCCAATTATTCACAACCGTACCAGGAGGCAAAGGAGCAAATCAAGCAGTTGCCACCGCCCGTCTCGGTGGAAATGTCCATATGGTGGCGAATGTTGGGAACGATGGTTTCGGAGAGGAATTAATCGAAAACTTGATTGTCAACTCAGTGGACGTTTCTGGAGTAACGGAGAGTACAGAGGTAGCCTCTGGAATCGCAAATATATTGTTATCGGATGGCGATAATCGAATCATCGTCGTACCGGGAGCGAATTATGAACTGACGCCTGCCTGTATCGATGAAATGAAAGAAACGATTAAAAAGAGCAGGCTTGTTTTATTGCAACTCGAAATACCGATCCCGACGATAAAACATACGTTGGAAATCTGTGCTGAGCTGAACGTTCCTGTCTTATTAAATCCGGCACCTGCTGGAGGTTTCCAAAAAGAATTCATGACTTATCTAACATACCTAACGCCGAATGAAACCGAATGTGAACAACTTTTTGGTTTAGATATGGAAGCCGCGCTGGAAAGCTATCCAAATCAATTAATCGTAACGCTCGGCAGTGCGGGTGCCCGTTACTTCGATGGAAAAAAACACATTATCGTAGAAGGTTTTAAGACAGAAGTGGTTGATACAACCGGAGCGGGAGATACATTCAACGGTGCATTTGCGTATGCAATTGTTGAAGGATTTGAGTTAACTGAGGCGGTTAAGTTCGCAAACGCAGCTGCATCCTTATCCGTCGAGAAATTTGGCGCACAAGGCGGCATGCCGGCACGCGCAGATGTTGAACTGCGACTTGTGAGTGAACGACGATGA
- the rbsD gene encoding D-ribose pyranase, translating into MKKQGILNRELAAIFAKLGHTDQVTIADCGLPIPEGVRCIDLSYTIGKPSFTEIVGTVLEDLEVEHAFIASEMESQNTKVYETLHSKLPAITKLPHENFKQLTRKSKVIIRTGEATPYANIVLQSGVIF; encoded by the coding sequence ATGAAAAAACAGGGCATATTGAATCGTGAGCTGGCGGCCATTTTTGCGAAGCTTGGCCATACCGATCAAGTAACAATAGCAGATTGCGGCTTGCCTATACCGGAAGGGGTCCGTTGCATCGATCTTTCCTATACGATTGGAAAACCTTCGTTTACTGAAATAGTAGGCACGGTTTTGGAAGACTTGGAAGTGGAACATGCATTTATTGCGAGCGAAATGGAGAGTCAAAATACGAAGGTGTATGAAACCCTTCATAGTAAATTGCCAGCCATAACAAAGCTGCCGCATGAGAATTTCAAACAACTGACGCGCAAATCCAAAGTCATCATTCGTACTGGCGAGGCAACCCCTTATGCAAATATTGTCTTGCAATCGGGCGTCATATTTTAA